A segment of the Lolium perenne isolate Kyuss_39 chromosome 3, Kyuss_2.0, whole genome shotgun sequence genome:
TTGCATTCCCATAAATAAGAAATAGGCCTTTTTTCAGGAGTAATCTTTGAACAAAAAAGTGAGCAGCAATATCTCGAACCGGACCGAGCGGCCCGAGAACACCCGGTCGGCCGGGTCGAATGGACGCCTCCGTTTTAACTCCGACCCTGCCAGCCTGGCACTGATCCGCCTAGAACATCCTCTCCAGACGACCAGCCGCCCCCGCAAGGTCGATCTAgggtttcttcttctccggacGAGCAACACGCCACGCGAAGCAGGTAGGTGGCGTTCTCGATCCCTTCTCCTCCTCACCCCCATACGCGCGATCACGAACGAACCAACTCGGATCTCCCCGCTGACTCCCTGATCTGCTCTGCCGCGTCGCAGCTAGATATCCCCCACCAGcgttgatggcggcggcggcacCGGCACCGGCGGACCCGAAGGCGGAGTCCGCCAAGATGGACCTCCTCGAGGACGACGATGAGTTTGAGGAGTTCGAGATCGACCAAGGTATGTATTTACCCCGCTGACCCCTCTCGCTGATACGCTGTGGCTGTATGCTGGTGAATACGGGCCGATTCGACGTAGCTTGTTTGCGTTGGGGTGTCGATCTGGGCGAGGAGATATGCGGTTGATGCGGAACCCGTGGTTGCGATTGTGTTACTTTTTCTCACGCTTCTCTGTGAGATAGGCTAGAGAAGAGATTCGCCTGAAATTAAGGGCAAATTAGTACTAGACAACTGGATTGTTGCCGATGCGGATTCTGCCAAGCGTGTGGTAGGTCATGCCCTCAGTTAGTACTATATCCCGTGCTACCTGacttagtaatcatcttgtctgcTGCTTTGCTGAGTGAGTAATTAACGCGGTGTATTAGACGCCCTGTGCCAATGTTTGTACGCGTTTATGTAACTAATAATGTGTTCCTTTTAGTTAAGCATGAAACGGGTGCTCTGATGATATTGGCGTGTTTGTTGTTTGTCTCAGTGTTTATGATTTGATCTTTTAGGTAAATATTAGGCATGCAAAAACTGTGTTTAGCTGCAGTTGTGGCCTGCAGTGGTTTTAAAGTTTAAACCCTAGTGTCAAAATTGCATTTGGGCATCTTCTCCTATGGGAACTTTGATCTTTAACCTCTGTTTCTTCAAAGTTCACATGATTGCCAAAAACTGTATGAATACAATGACTAACCCCTGAACATTGAAATGATATTAGAAAATAAACCCATTGTTGCTGGTTGTTGAGCAATTGATCAAAATGCTATTTTACAAATTCATAGTTATTGGTAGTTTGGTGGTGTTGAGGGTTTGATAAAGTCTTGATCATAAGCTAACATGGCATGTCAATATCCAGAAGTAGAATCTGCATACGTACTATTCACTTATAGATGGACAATAGGCAAAGACATAATACAATCAAACGTATCACTGTGTATATTTAAGGGTCCTTTATGGTGTGATGCATGATCTATGTAACCTTTGCCACCTTTCTCGTTCGCTGCCCGTGTGATTAGAGATAGTATATCAAATGTAAATGAATAATATTAAAATACACCCTCTGTTCCAAATTACTTGTTGCAGCTTTTTTCCAAGATGAGTGAACCTACACACTGAAATGCGTCTAGATACATGTGTATCTAGACCAAATCTGACCAAGTTCCGACACTaatttggaacggagggagtactaatttGACTTTTGGAATGGAAAGACGAGGATTGAGTTCATCAGATAATGCCATCTTAATATTTTTTGTTGGATGATCTGATTGACTGAACCTAAGAGTAGTCTGTACTCACGAATTAACAAGAGAAAGTATTCTAGTTTGTGGTGTGTACAGTTCTGTGTTTTcgtggtgtgtgtgtgtgcgcgcgcgCGTGCATGTGTGTCCGTGTGTGTTCTTTAATATCAATGGTCCTTGTGTGTGTCTGTGTGTGTGTTTGTCCGTGAGTGTTGTAAACTGTCAAAACTGCTTTTCATCATTATTCGAAGATCTACCTTGTGTTGTTCAAGTTTGTGCATGCTGTTATGTTGTCCTTGTGTTCTAGAAATGATTGAAGATAGTATATCAAATGCACAAATACATGAATAATATTAAAATACCAATTTACCTTTTCGAAAGGAAACAAGAGGATGAGATAATCAGACAATGGCATAAggccatctttttttttttgttgaatgATCTGATTGAGTGAACCTAAGAGTAGTTCGTACTCACGAATTAACAAGAGGAAGTATTCTAGTTGTGGCGTGTGCAGTTGTGTGTTTTTGTGGTGGGCGTGTGTGCACACGTGTGTCCTTTTGTACCAATGGTCAGGATAGGTTTGCAATCAACGGTAACAAGGCCAAAACTGCTTTCGTGGTTATTCCAAGATCTGGCTTTTGTTATATCAATACCTTTTTTTATTTGTGCCTATACCTGATTATTTGGTTAAATTAGGATTTCCAGTTCCACTCTTACTGTTTTAAGTTTACGACTAGTCCACAACTGCGGATTGATTACCTAGCGAGTTTCAACAGTTTAGGTCAGTGCAGCGATCAACCAAACATAGTCTCAAGTGTGTCATGACCGCTTAAGTTGTACGAAACATGTACTACAGTATATGATTTAAACCTGCTGCCTGCCTACCTATACCCCGTGAGACTATTAGGCCTCACCGGTGGTTGACTATTCTCGTAGCTGGTGTCTACTAACTAGATTTGTGGACTTGAAAAACATTGTTCTTCATGTGTAAGTAACCTTTAATGTGACATATGGATTGCTGTATTTAGTGAACTTGTCTTACAGTAAGTATAGTGGGTTATATAATGAGGTAAGTGATTGTGGTGTAGTTGCTTGTTCCATTTCGTGCTTCTACTGAATGTGTTGACTTAGCTGCATCACTATGTTCAGTTCACAGGTTACAATAAAATAAACTGAACTTCTGAATTTTGCTAGACATTTATTTTATGATAGTAGCACTTTCTGGAAGCTGCGGCTTGCAGTCAATTTGCTATGTACCTCTTTGTGGTTGCACATGCTCTGCTGCGTAACAGTTCTTTTTACCTATGTTGTGCAAAGTATCTGTTTAGTAATTTTCGTCATAATGTTCTGCCATAATTTAGTGACGTGTACGTGCATGTACTGAATCTTGTATTCGCAGTGATGAATTTGTGCATCTGGTTAAACTCCATTTTCTTTGCGTTTTATAGAATGGGATGACAAGGAAGATGGTAACGAAGCTGTCCAGCAATGGGAGGACGACTGGGATGATGATGATGTGAATGATGATTTCTCGCTGCAGCTGAGGAAAGAGCTGGAGGAAGGCAGCGCTCCGAAGAACTGAACTACTACCCAAGCAATGTCAAGCTTGCCTACACTTATCTTCGTTCAGGCACTGTGTACCCATTGCTTTCTGAACTGCGATGGCTTTGTATCGTACATGTAGTTATGTGGCTGTGAGCAGCTAATTTCTGCAACTGTGATAGCGGTTCGTGGACATGGCAAATCCCATAAAGATCTTTCCTAGCACTACCTCGGTCTATGAGTTTATCGGACGTAGACATCCTTGTGCTTCTATCAAACGTGGGCAAGTTGGTGATGCTGAAAGAATTCTGCCGTTTGTGTCCGGTTGGTACACTGATatgataagggcatctccaaccgggcgacccaaacggacgcgttgGGCGTCCGTTtttggccgtttgggtggccgagcggacacccggacagcggcccGTGTCCGCGTGtttgtttgggtcgcacgctgcgcccaacgcgtggACGCAGCGCATATgtaataaaaaaaacaaaaatgaaaaagaaaaacaacaaaaaataaatTTAAACTAGTGGTTAGTTAAACTTAGCCATATTTTGGGTattttttacacaaaagaaagctctatatgggctttaaactaaaaaaaaagaaACCCTAGCTAGGGTTTGCGACCACGGTGGCCGCCAgcagtactacccccagtagtactcgtcgtcgtcagcgtcgatgacgacgacgccccccggcggcgacacgctgttccggctcgaaacgctggagggcaccggggactccggccagggcgaccactgcgccctttcccaggcggagtgcgggttcggcgggctcgccggcctgcgcagCCGTGCCCTCCGCGCGGACTCCTGCCGGAGCTGCTCCTCCGCTGCGGCCTGCAGCTCCGCCTGTAGCcggagtgttgtgggtatactttatgggtatatcaacggcatggcctagatccggcaagcccgggtggcccatagttggtggtgaggcatgtggcccatcgggcggcccagttgctttagatcctgaaggatgaagttcagcccaggaacaggaagccggatctcaaccgacctacgaggtaggccggatccgtgacagcccatgaagtatccggatccggcACGTATttagaggaaggcggatccttgacgtacacggcaagatattgtaccgtagttaggcaacttgtattccggctaggactctccatgtaaaccctagatctgtgcgtctttataagccggatcctgggagccctagaggcacaaccacaactcactgtaacatcgcgaaagcgcccagataattccagacaagcagcagtaggccctgtcctcgagcaggtgttccgaagctgggtaaatcgcgtaccaccgtcccgagtgcaattcgccctatggcccctacttcttctccccctcgtgaggatccctcctccgaggtaccgtcgaataggcaacgacagttggcgcccaccgtggggcctgcggcgtttggaggccggaaccgggagggttccgccatgggaagctacgacgacacgatcgcggtggggcgtgttctttacgccggaaatcttccgatcgtccctccggatgagtgctggattccggctaagactaaccccgtcaagctctccatcgtcccaatcggcggcatacacatcttcatcggggaaaccgtcgattccgacggaaacccactggtaagtagcgctgacgcgaccgccgctgagcaggacgcagtcgcgaagatccgatctgagtcgcaggaatttccgaaggaagattccgccttagatctggaaaaatcaaaacccacccaatccgcccctgagcaggaaataacggtggaagaccaatgcagatccgcctgggtatcccaggtgttagagaagcaaaggtgtcacttcgtgcacttcatagcccataccgccggagccgcccctcaagaagtcggagctggcccctcaagaagtcggaaaACGCtgtcgctccggatcagcaggagactgtcggagaaagcgacgctcCGGGTCCAGAGGGTGCCGGAAACCCTGAGGAATCAATCCtcggcaacctaagcccaatgtCCGGGGATTCCATGGACACCGAAGAGTTCGATCGGAAGATAAAAGAATACGGATACGGTGAACAACCCGAGGTTGAGTCCGCCCAGCCcatgcaggttctcgcaaccgtggcACAGCTGGATCAGCAGGAACCCGAAGATGAAAACACCGCCTCCGATCCGGGACCGTCCAATGTAGGATCTCCGCTAGATCGGGGACTACCGTACGAGGATGTCCTGTCTCCGGAAGAAATAGTTGCACAAGCACGCATGGATTTGGTCGCAAAGTCAGACGTCCTCAACAAGCCAATAACTCCTGGCgatgccgcagatccggaggctttagaggccaccagaaaggagatgctggccacagccaagaagtttgCCAATACCGCAGCTGCTATATTGGATGAGAGGGAAGAAGCTGCGCATCTCATGGACCGTTTcgaaagacaggatcgcgaaatcaccgcaacactcgagcaagtcaagagcatgagaaaagagtgggaggtgaaaatgacctacgcacaggcggaggctgatagaatcatcagagaagcaatccctccccgcaggatcaacttcgcaacccctgtcgaacagcagccgctcgcaactccaaaggataacatgcagAAAGCGGCGGAAATCCTGAACAAAAAGGATGAGGAAATTGATATTGATTACGTCCGCAAGCTCGTTGCTTctgcaatgcagcagcagagtaAGGCCGATACTtcacgcaggttggaatccaatccggatcactgtgtatccaccgcgcagaaggacgcccgtatcaatcgccaccctgatgatgaatcgcgcaccggatccacggagcgcagaagaaaagcaaGGGAGCACCCGAATCCAATCCCCGTGCCGtcgaagacgcctccgtcagatccgaagaagggaaaggatgcaatgtacactggtaggaacaagtaccggGATCCATCACCTCCAcctaacgggtacccgcgtcccccaccacctcgccgccgcagtccagccggaaacaccaggccccatggggctGGTGGAATTAACATCCGCGACAATATGCCGCCGCCAAGGACCAGGGCGCGTACGCCGGAACCACGTTGGAGCCGGAATAATGATCGCGAGCCGGAGCCTAGGAGGAGCCGGAACGCGGAGCGTGAGCCAGAGCCTCGCCGAAGCCGGAACGATGGAGGagactatcaccaaggtgaaggtagccaccgaagccggagcgaGCCTCGGGAAGACCGCCGGGATTCAGAAGGTGGAAGCAAAAAatcttacaggccccctcgcaggtccccttcaccgccacccagcggcggaggcggaggcggtggccgaagatcccgctcccgctcaaaaaccccaggcggcggcccacgcgatgcccgagaacgcctcaatgagtacagatctgactacattggcccaaaatgctttggcaggatgattcgagaggaaccaaagccaaggatgaacctcaagctacccggaaacctgaagaattatgatggcacggaaaggccggatacctggattgaggattactacaatgctgtaaccttcgccggaggaacccctaacattgcctgctgcatgcttcagctgtaccttgtaggtccagcccggatctggctcagcgacctcgagaagaactccatcttttgctggtttgacctgaagaacgctttcgagaaacacttcaggggcacctacaagagacctgccacaacaagcgacttgcaggaatgtatccagaagaagggtgaaacatcgaggaatttcctcacccgatggttggcatgcagaaacgagtgcgaaaacgttgacaaccgcacatcaatgcacgccttcattggtggcttgcagcgaggaggactgctgcggcacaagctgacctgactggtcaatgcaaataaactgactttggacgacatgatcaccatcgccagtgatcatactgccgctgatgacgacgcaggcggagatctagcagctacagcaatccccctgcaccagcaaaagaagaaccgtgataacggcaacagcagcggcaccaagcggaaaaaccctgatgaccaaaagagcggtggatccgacttgatcgccatggccttccaacgcggaggccaaggaggcggaagaggccgcggccgcggtggtggagctggaaggggccagcagcgtggcgaTGAGGTCACTGCCGCTGGAACCCGCGCCCCTcaaacctatgaagagtacagagacatgccttgcctggcccacctggatccggctacagggaagtccactcacacaaatcgcaactgcaagtgggtcaatgacctaaaatctgacccggaagcaggatacaagcgagcccggaagcaccgcccacgaggcaaaggaggcaagggcaagaacaaggacaaggatgaagacaattccgaggcgatggacgaggatgacgcttcgccggatcccaaagccgGATCCGCGGCTAAACctaacccattcgacaaaaagagtgctggcgcataccacaccttccttggaactccaacagttcgtgcaagcaaatcagctctccgcatcctgaacgccacagttcccgctgtgccgcagtacgtcaggtggtcggaaacttcGTGTACGTTTGACAGAAAGGATCATCCTACTgtcattccgaaagagtgctacgccttggttgtaagtccccgcatcgacgggtatgatttctccaagtgcctcatggatggaggagccagcctaaacatcatgtacctggaaactttggagcggatgaaccttaccaaggaacagctaaagcacagcaccactgaatttcatggtgtggttccgggtaaaaaggcaaattccttgggcaacatcagacttcccgtggctttcGGCGACGCGAATAACTTCCGCCAAGAAATGATCatgtttgaggtcgtgcccttcaagagctcctaccacgtcatctttggcaggcccacctaccacaagtttcacgctagagcgtgctacatctacaacaagctcaagatcccGGGTCCcaaaggtatgattaccatatccggagactacaagaaggctcatgaatgcgagttaggcgaagccgccttcgcagagtctgtgatatctggagaggagctgcaaggctacagagccgcggtggatccgactgagatgcagaccaccaagaagaagATCTCTgaacagaagacctccttcaaggccgcgatagaaaccaagaagcacgacctcattgtaggcgacccttccaagcaggtttcagtcggagccaacatggaccccaaataggaatacgcgctcgtcgagttcctccgcgctaacatggatatcttcgcatggcaaccttctgacatgtccggagtacctagggaactcgccgagcactacctcaacataaatccgggggctaaacccgtgaagcaagctatgcgacgctttggagataagaagcgccgcgccataggaatggaactagctaagttactagaggcaggttttgtaatagaagttatccacactgattgggtcgcaaatcccgtccttgtacccaaaaaggacactgaaatactaagaatgtgcatcgattactccggcttgaacaagcattgcccgaaggatccgttccccttgccgtgcattgaccaagtcattgattcgacgcgggggcggaacttctgtgttttcttgatgcgtattccgggtatcatcagatccggatgaaggagtctgaccaaaaggcgacttcgttcatcacccccttcggcacttactgctatgtcaccatgccttttggtttgaaaaatgcaggtgccacctaccaacgtacgatgcagcggtgcctgaaggaccaaatcggccggaacgtgcacgcttacgtcgacgacatcgcggtcatgacccggaaaggatccgacttgatcagcgacctcacagaaaccttcgacaatctccgcaggtacaagatgatgttgaatccgctgaagtgcgtctttggcgtgctagccggaaaactccttggcttcatagtctcccatagaggcattgaggttaacccggaaaaaatcaaggcaatcctgtgtatcaaacgatcaacttgtctcaaagatgtgcaacgactaactggttgcgtcgcagcaatcagtaggtttgttagtcgtcttggcgagaaggcgctacctttgtacaagctgctgaagaaaacagacaaattcgtctgggacgacgcagctgacgcagctcttcgggggttgaaggaaatactcacctccccacctatcttggcagccccagcagagtcagagccaatgctcctttacctggtagctaccaacaaagtcatcagtctcgtcatcgtggtggagcgaaaggaagaaggtcatgaatatgacgtccaaagaccaatctattacattagcgaggtactgacggagtcaaagcaaagataccctcactttcagaagctagcttatggggagtaccttttgcttgcagatgagtttGTCGAGGAACTGGCCGACGTCCTTCTTAAAATCCTGAATCTCCGATGTGGCGACATCAggtttcccccaggcgttgttcagcatggcgttgagcaagtcttgttcaagctcccatttctccgctTCAGTAATTTTATTGAAAAACTTAGTTGCgtatgccttgggggtggaggTGAGGTCAGTCGGATCTCCAAAATTCTTCGGAAACACGACAATATCGCCAGCACCGGCTCCGGCTCTTtcggaagaagtgacttcagTTTCTCCTTGACCTTGCACTCCTGCTTCGTCTTGAGCAGGTCCTTTGTCtttaggatcttctccgcccacctTTTCGCTGCTAATCGGAacaatttccggtggagtatcggcggcaggagggggagaacgatcaGCTTGAGAGGGGGACGCTTGAGGAGCAGTGTGAGATGTGcttggcggagctggagtagggggaccaacagccggagactttttcatgtatTTGGTAATGGGTTCTTGGCTGGTGGTCCGGGTGGCGGCGGTACTTGGATTCCTACAAGCAAGCGAAGGGGTTCACATCATAAATAACTTCATCAAAATAGAGATGCGCCAtactcggaaacttacggggcgccggggatgatggggcgcgagcgTTTGCCAGCTGTTGCCAGCATCTTCAGACGAGCTTGCTCCGCTTTCTTCGAATTTAGCGGAGGGGGCTTCACGGTTTTGGGAtttttggcggaggcctcgccgctggctccggcttctgagccggaagctttggcgcggggatgcttcgaaggtcgaggggccgccttacgaggtgcctgttcctcttcctcttcttcgtcatccggaacctcctccgccccgtcgccgctgacaggaacacgaagaatggtgcgaaagttttcctccgccaaagtatcgagctgGAAGAAATATGAGTATAAGTTAAAGTTAACATCcaaaaaacttgtgaagtttgagcTAACAAAGaaacaaagcttaccggaggacactggtcgtttgtgtagatatccttgatcaattccgggaccggttggccccggccTATCTTCACGAGCGTTTTGATTCTCCTTTTGAGGGAGTCAGCCGAAAGGTCGTGGCGGGTAGCCCGGAGCAGGTTGTCCGCCCCGGTGTATGCGCAGATTAACCGCGCATTGTGCCGCAGTGGCTGGATCCGCCGGGTGAACCAGCTAAGAGTGAGTTGAGCTCCGGTTAGCCCATCATGGACTAACCAAGATATTCTCCGCGCTGCTTTCTTCAGGATAGGGGTTTGAGAGAGTGAGGGAACGAAGCTCCAGCTCGCGAgttcttccggaggctcgttgacGAACTTGGGCAGACCGTCGTGGATGTCCGGAACTGAAGCGTTcttttcatagaaccatccggcgttccagtaccggacggattcgtgcgaatcATGTGGTGGATACATGCGTCCAGGtcggagcataaacgtcatgcttccacagttcaccattgctttgtctttTGTTTCCTTCTTCACTCGGAAGAAGAACTGCCATAACTTGACATCCGGTCGGATTCCGAGGTGCCCCTCGCAAAGTGTTACAAAGTTGGAGAGTaggaggtatgagtttgggcagatgttgtgaggCTGGAGCCCGTAGGTGCTGAGAATGGAGAGGAAAAACTTCGAGCAGGGGAGCGACAATCCGCGCTCCACCCAAGCTTTGGACATAACCACTTCATCGGCTccgggcttggggacgtcggtgTCGCGTATGAAGCTCCAGTAGGCggagatcataccctcgttctggagctctctaagctccacatcggtggtttcacagggccaccattgaccccgttctccttcgcggatccgaGCTTTAgaagccctcttgttttccgcttcCTGCACCTTGGTTGCCATCCTCGCTTGACCTTCGAGTTCCTCTTGGAGTtctttgagggaggggatccggcctggagtggtgctggaagatgcggaaaacggcTGAGCTAGCcggatgtcggaaacatatggtggtaggaacgcaatgggatccgggcaaattggttccacggcactgggatccgggttactcggagagctaccagtacagtgcggtgaaccatgcgacatgcttccggctgcacccatgcgagctaaattgagtatccggatctac
Coding sequences within it:
- the LOC127342466 gene encoding protein DELETION OF SUV3 SUPPRESSOR 1(I) yields the protein MAAAAPAPADPKAESAKMDLLEDDDEFEEFEIDQEWDDKEDGNEAVQQWEDDWDDDDVNDDFSLQLRKELEEGSAPKN